AGGCTGCCGAGACAACTTACAAACAATTGCTTGCTGACAAGCTTTTGTTGCGGACAGGTAATGTATATAGAAGCTTGCGAGAGTGGGAGCATCTTCCAAGGGATCATGCCTAAGGACCTAAACATTTACGTGACGACAGCCTCAAATGCGGAAGAGAGTAGCTGGGGAACTTATTGTCCTGGGATGGATCCATCTCCACCCTCGGAGTATGTCACTTGCTTAGGGGATTTGTACAGTGTTGCTTGGATGGAAGATAGGTGTGTATAATATTGGCTCCTTCTGTCCCACTCATCACTTGCTACACAAACCAACCAGTTCATTCTTCTTCCACGGCAGTAGTTCACAATTAATAAAGGTCCCTTTCCGAGGCAATCAATAGTTTATCAgcgtttattcttttttattaactcTCCCTTCTCCTGCAGTGAAACACACAATCTGAAGAGAGAAACGATTAAGCAGCAATATCATTCGGTAATGCCGACAATTATCACTAAACGAGCCTTTCTACACGgcttaatttgaatttgttacTGCTAAAGGGCTAACGTAACGCGTGATTTCTTGTTTCTGCAGGTGAAAGAGAGGACTTCCAATTACAACACATTCACTTCTGGATCCCATGTGATGCAATATGGGAACGAAAGCCTCAAAGGAGAGAAGCTTTTTTTGTATCAAGGTTTCGATCCAGCAAGTGTAAACTTCCCTCCAAACAATGGCCACATTGGTGCGCGTATGGATGTTGTAAACCAGAGAGATGCAGAGCTTGTTTTCCTCTGGCAAATGGTAAGTGCAGCAAATGGTTTGACCATGACAATTTATATTTCCTCAAGCTGCATAATTTGTTTTGGGTCTTGCAGTACAAAAGAGCTGAAGGTGGGTCAGAAAAGAAGACCCAAATCCTCAATCAGATTAAAGAGACAATAAAGCATAGAACTCACTTGGACAGCAGCATGGAATTGATTGGAACACTATTATTTGGACCTAAAAATGGTTCCGCCATCCTTAAATCTGTTAGGGAACCCGGTTCTCCCCTAGTAGATGACTGGAGATGCTTAAAATCAATGGTAACATAGCATCAATGCTTTGTTCAAGTCTCTTTTCCTTTGCTGcgcattcattttattattaattactagCAACATGTGAACTTCGAAAATTGTAGGTTCGATTGTTTGAAACACATTGTGGATCACTGACTCAGTATGGAATGAAACACATGCGAGCATTTGCCAACATTTGCAATGGTGGCGTCTCTCTAGCCTCCATGGAGGAAGCTTGTGTGGCCGCTTGTAGTGGCCATGATGCTGGGGAACTGCATCCTTCAAACCAAGGTTACAGTGCCTAATAGCCGGAAAATCTGGATTTAGCTTTCAGTATTCTGAATATGTTATTGTACATACTGTTAGATGGTTTATCTCGGCAATAGCATTTCTATACCCAGGTGTTCTTAGTGGGTGATATTTGTGAAAAAGGAAATAAGGCTTTCGCCCTCACtacttgtaaatataaatttcaactTCTATGCATGTGTGGCTTGTTTTCCCATAAAACTGTCTCGAGATCTGTTCCCTGTATGTCTGTGATTTCTGAGGACCTGCTAACCAGAGTAATCTTAtcataacaacaaaaatgaaggggCTATCTTGGCTATGGAGATGAGTTCTAAAGACCTTTTATGGAGACCAAAAGGTTACAAGACATCAATGAGCTTATGAAGTTGGTTTTCTCCTGAAATATTATATGTGGATCTTGTCTAAGCCCGAGATTCAGTGTAAAGGAGTGGGAGTAGGGCACCGAGAGTTGCTAACAAAGCCCAGATGTACTTAATTCAAGGTCACTTCGACGAAGATGTTTGCAGCCCAAAAGTCACTTATTCGCTTGTCCCTTTTACATccttttatttaagaaaaa
This genomic interval from Populus alba chromosome 1, ASM523922v2, whole genome shotgun sequence contains the following:
- the LOC118036111 gene encoding vacuolar-processing enzyme: METHKAYFLSAILVLAMLSFLHAQSVQAARLNPVEPRILMPTGKDEPEVDDGGEEIGSRWAVLVAGSSGYGNYRHQADVCHAYQLLRKGGIKEENMVVFMYDDIAMHVLNPRPGVIINHPQGDDVYAGVPKDYTGEQVNTENLYAVLLGNKSAVKGGSGKVVDSKPNDRIFLYYSDHGGPGVLGMPNMPFLYAMDFIEVLKKKHASGSYKEMVMYIEACESGSIFQGIMPKDLNIYVTTASNAEESSWGTYCPGMDPSPPSEYVTCLGDLYSVAWMEDSETHNLKRETIKQQYHSVKERTSNYNTFTSGSHVMQYGNESLKGEKLFLYQGFDPASVNFPPNNGHIGARMDVVNQRDAELVFLWQMYKRAEGGSEKKTQILNQIKETIKHRTHLDSSMELIGTLLFGPKNGSAILKSVREPGSPLVDDWRCLKSMVRLFETHCGSLTQYGMKHMRAFANICNGGVSLASMEEACVAACSGHDAGELHPSNQGYSA